The Populus trichocarpa isolate Nisqually-1 chromosome 11, P.trichocarpa_v4.1, whole genome shotgun sequence genome has a segment encoding these proteins:
- the LOC7471848 gene encoding GDSL esterase/lipase At1g29660 isoform X2, which translates to MASVNILYLLAFVLVIVLKSRHDVDGKSEVPCFFIFGDSLVDSGNNNHLKNKGKVNYLPYGIDFPDGPTGRFNNGRTVPDVLGELLGFKSFIKSFPTAKGSQILEGVNYGSGYAGIRDETGRHMTLHDFGARKLAIIGVAPIGCTPNATAYYGTNGSLCVEKLNKAAILFNQLLKLRVQDLNNKLIGANFIYLEIYEIIWKYINVLGTRGLIKSCCQVNDYGLCIPSKLPCLNRNLALFWDSFHPSEFLNLITGTISYNALRTIL; encoded by the exons ATGGCTAGTGTGAATATATTATATCTACTTGCATTTGTTCTGGTGATTGTTTTGAAATCGAGACATGATGTTGATGGAAAATCAGAAGTgccttgttttttcatttttggagATTCATTGGTTGATAGTGGCAACAATAACCATCTTAAGAATAAGGGAAAAGTGAACTATCTACCATATGGGATTGACTTTCCCGATGGTCCAACGGGAAGGTTTAATAATGGTCGAACTGTGCCTGATGTGCTTG GTGAACTCTTGGGTTTCAAGAGTTTCATTAAATCTTTTCCAACAGCAAAAGGCTCACAAATCCTTGAAGGTGTTAACTATGGATCTGGCTACGCTGGAATTCGAGATGAAACAGGAAGACATATG ACTCTCCATGATTTTGGAGCAAGAAAGTTGGCTATAATTGGAGTTGCACCAATAGGTTGCACCCCAAACGCCACTGCTTACTATGGCACAAACGGCTCTCTCTGCGTGGAAAAACTAAACAAAGCAGCAATTCTTTTCAATCAACTTCTTAAATTGCGTGTCCAAGATTTAAATAACAAACTAATTGGCGCAAACTTTATCTATTTGgagatttatgaaattatatggaAATACATCAACGTTCTAg GTACAAGAGGTTTAATCAAGAGTTGTTGTCAAGTGAACGATTATGGTTTATGTATTCCTTCCAAACTTCCATGCCTAAATAGGAATTTGGCATTGTTTTGGGATTCCTTTCATCCTTCCGAGTTCTTGAACTTAATCACTGGAACAATTTCATACAATGCTTTGCGGACAATACTATAA
- the LOC7471848 gene encoding GDSL esterase/lipase At1g29660 isoform X1, with protein MASVNILYLLAFVLVIVLKSRHDVDGKSEVPCFFIFGDSLVDSGNNNHLKNKGKVNYLPYGIDFPDGPTGRFNNGRTVPDVLGELLGFKSFIKSFPTAKGSQILEGVNYGSGYAGIRDETGRHMGVLVSFNKQIEHHQVTMSRIHHILGKNHSNYLKQCLYLSMIGNNDYINNYFLPKYYNSRRHYTPKQYANVLVEEYAQHLKTLHDFGARKLAIIGVAPIGCTPNATAYYGTNGSLCVEKLNKAAILFNQLLKLRVQDLNNKLIGANFIYLEIYEIIWKYINVLGTRGLIKSCCQVNDYGLCIPSKLPCLNRNLALFWDSFHPSEFLNLITGTISYNALRTIL; from the exons ATGGCTAGTGTGAATATATTATATCTACTTGCATTTGTTCTGGTGATTGTTTTGAAATCGAGACATGATGTTGATGGAAAATCAGAAGTgccttgttttttcatttttggagATTCATTGGTTGATAGTGGCAACAATAACCATCTTAAGAATAAGGGAAAAGTGAACTATCTACCATATGGGATTGACTTTCCCGATGGTCCAACGGGAAGGTTTAATAATGGTCGAACTGTGCCTGATGTGCTTG GTGAACTCTTGGGTTTCAAGAGTTTCATTAAATCTTTTCCAACAGCAAAAGGCTCACAAATCCTTGAAGGTGTTAACTATGGATCTGGCTACGCTGGAATTCGAGATGAAACAGGAAGACATATG ggcGTTCTTGTTTCTTTCAACAAGCAAATAGAACATCACCAAGTTACCATGTCTCGCATTCATCATATACTAGGAAAAAACCATTCAAACTACCTAAAACAGTGCTTATATTTATCGATGATTGGCAATAATGATTACATTAATAACTATTTTCTACCAAAGTATTACAATTCAAGACGTCATTATACCCCAAAACAATATGCTAATGTTCTTGTTGAAGAATATGCTCAGCACCTAAAG ACTCTCCATGATTTTGGAGCAAGAAAGTTGGCTATAATTGGAGTTGCACCAATAGGTTGCACCCCAAACGCCACTGCTTACTATGGCACAAACGGCTCTCTCTGCGTGGAAAAACTAAACAAAGCAGCAATTCTTTTCAATCAACTTCTTAAATTGCGTGTCCAAGATTTAAATAACAAACTAATTGGCGCAAACTTTATCTATTTGgagatttatgaaattatatggaAATACATCAACGTTCTAg GTACAAGAGGTTTAATCAAGAGTTGTTGTCAAGTGAACGATTATGGTTTATGTATTCCTTCCAAACTTCCATGCCTAAATAGGAATTTGGCATTGTTTTGGGATTCCTTTCATCCTTCCGAGTTCTTGAACTTAATCACTGGAACAATTTCATACAATGCTTTGCGGACAATACTATAA
- the LOC7471846 gene encoding GDSL esterase/lipase At5g45670 codes for MQMLAHEMKRLWMVLVLFMVFSKWQHCATGDPLVPCYFIFGDSLADNGNNNMLQTLAKVDYAPYGVDFPNGPSGRFCNGLTIVDVIAEILGFHSYIPPFAAAKEADILHGVNYASGAAGIRDETGQELGERISMNMQLQNHHKTVQNLIGMLGNESALRNLNKCLYSVGMGNNDYLNNYFLPQYFPTSHEYTLEKYTQLLIEQYSQQLRSLYELGARKLVVFGLGKIGCVPGAIDTYGTNGSACVELLNNASQIFNSKLLPVIDELNDDLPDAKIIYINNYKIGEDSTVLDFKVNNTACCPSSAIGQCIPDKVPCQNRTQYMFWDSFHPTEIFNIFYAERSYSALDPSYAYPYDIRHLISLDQGVAEAK; via the exons ATGCAAATGCTGGCACACGAGATGAAGCGACTGTGGATGGTACTTGTTTTGTTCATGGTGTTTTCAAAGTGGCAACATTGTGCTACTGGAGATCCACTGGTGCCATGCTATTTCATTTTTGGAGACTCTTTGGCCGACAATGGTAACAACAACATGCTCCAGACTCTCGCCAAAGTTGATTATGCACCGTATGGCGTTGATTTTCCTAATGGCCCCTCTGGAAGGTTTTGCAATGGGCTCACCATCGTTGATGTAATTG CCGAAATCTTGGGCTTTCACAGCTACATACCACCATTTGCAGCTGCCAAGGAAGCAGACATACTTCATGGTGTGAATTACGCATCTGGGGCAGCTGGAATTCGTGACGAAACTGGACAGGAGTTG GGTGAACGTATAAGCATGAATATGCAGTTACAAAATCACCACAAAACAGTACAGAATTTGATTGGTATGTTGGGAAATGAGTCAGCTCTAAGAAACTTGAACAAGTGCCTATATTCGGTTGGAATGGGCAACAATGACTACCTCAACAACTATTTCTTGCCACAGTACTTCCCAACAAGCCATGAGTATACCTTGGAGAAGTACACCCAACTTCTTATTGAGCAATACTCGCAGCAACTAAGG TCTTTGTACGAGTTAGGAGCAAGGAAACTAGTGGTATTCGGACTAGGGAAAATAGGCTGTGTCCCAGGTGCAATTGACACATATGGCACGAACGGATCTGCTTGTGTAGAGCTTTTGAACAATGCTTCCCAGATTTTCAACAGCAAGCTCTTACCAGTCATTGATGAACTCAATGATGACTTGCCGGACgcaaagattatatatataaacaactatAAGATCGGGGAGGATTCTACAGTTCTTG ATTTCAAGGTCAATAATACAGCGTGCTGTCCATCATCTGCCATTGGTCAATGCATTCCGGACAAAGTTCCATGCCAGAATAGGACCCAATACATGTTCTGGGATTCATTCCATCCAACtgagatttttaatattttctatgcAGAGAGATCTTATAGTGCTTTGGACCCTTCCTATGCTTATCCATATGATATTCGCCACTTAATTTCGCTTGATCAAGGAGTTGCTGAGGCAAAGTGA
- the LOC7471845 gene encoding GDSL esterase/lipase At5g45670, whose amino-acid sequence MEAVQKKWWVVCVVFLVLLSVKYGARAQQVPCYFIFGDSLVDNGNNNQLSSLAKANYMPYGIDFPRGPTGRFSNGRTTVDVIAEQLGFRNYIPPYATARGRDILGGVNYASAAAGIREETGRQLGDRISFSGQVRNYQNTVSQIVNILGDKNTTANYLSKCILSIALGSNDYLNNYFMPQLYSSSQQYTPEQYANVLIQQYTQQLRILYNNGARKFALIGLGQIGCSPSELAQNSPDGRTCVQRINSANQIFNDKLRSLVAQFNGNTPDARFIYINAYGIFQDLITRPAAFGFTNTNTGCCGVGRNNGQITCLPLQAPCRNRNQYVFWDAFHPTEAVNLIIGRRSYSAQSASDAYPYDIRQLAQQ is encoded by the exons atggagGCAGTGCAGAAGAAATGGTGGGTGGTGTGTGTGGTTTTTTTAGTCTTGCTTTCAGTAAAATATGGGGCTAGAGCGCAACAAGTTCCTTGCTACTTCATTTTCGGGGATTCTTTGGTCGATAATGGCAATAATAATCAACTTTCATCTTTGGCTAAAGCTAATTATATGCCTTATGGGATTGACTTCCCTCGTGGACCTACCGGAAGGTTTTCCAATGGTAGAACAACAGTTGACGTTATTG CTGAACAATTGGGTTTCCGCAACTACATTCCACCTTATGCTACAGCAAGGGGCCGAGATATACTCGGGGGAGTGAATTATGCATCAGCAGCAGCTGGAATTAGAGAGGAAACAGGCCGACAACTG ggAGATCGAATCAGTTTTAGCGGACAAGTACGAAACTACCAAAATACTGTCTCACAAATTGTGAACATACTGGGTGATAAGAACACGACAGCAAATTATCTTAGCAAGTGCATATTATCGATTGCACTAGGCAGCAATGACTACCTTAACAATTATTTCATGCCTCAGCTTTACTCATCTAGCCAGCAATATACACCAGAGCAATATGCCAACGTTCTTATCCAACAATATACTCAACAATTAAGG ATTTTGTACAACAATGGAGCCAGGAAGTTTGCCTTGATTGGACTGGGTCAGATTGGCTGCAGCCCAAGTGAACTGGCCCAAAATAGTCCTGATGGGAGAACATGTGTTCAGAGAATTAATTCTGCCAACCAGATTTTCAATGACAAGCTCAGATCTCTTGTTGCTCAATTCAACGGAAATACTCCTGATGCAAGATTTATCTACATCAATGCTTATGGAATTTTTCAGGATTTAATAACCAGACCTGCTGCTTTTG GCTTTACGAACACAAACACTGGATGCTGCGGTGTTGGAAGGAATAATGGACAGATTACATGTCTACCTTTACAAGCTCCTTGCCGGAACAGAAACCAATACGTGTTTTGGGATGCGTTTCACCCGACTGAGGCTGTAAACTTAATTATTGGAAGGAGATCTTACAGTGCACAATCGGCATCCGATGCTTACCCTTACGATATCCGCCAGCTGGCTCAGCAATGA